DNA from Pseudodesulfovibrio hydrargyri:
TGAGCCTGGACGACGACGGCGCGGGCTCCCCTTATTTCGCCATGGGCTCCGGGCCCGCCCGAGCGCTCTACGGCCATGAGCCGATCTTCGAGCACCTGGGCTATGCCGAAAGCGCGGACGAGGCCGCCATCATCTTCGAAGGGAGTAAACTCCCCACCGAGGCCGTGGCCGAAAAGGTCGCCCGGGATTGCGGCGTGACCCCCGAGAACCTGTGCATGCTCATCGCGCCCACGGCCTCCCTGGCCGGTTCGGTGCAGATCGCCGCCCGGGTGGTGGAGACCGGCCTGCACAAGCTGCACGAGCTGGGCTTTGATCTCGACGCGGTCCTGTCCGGTTACGGGACCTGCCCGGTGCCGCCCGTGGCCAAGAGCGACCTGCGGGCCATCGGCCGGACCAACGACGCGGTCCTGTACGGCGGCACGGTCTGGTACGCGGTGGACTGCGAGGACGCGGACGTGGAGCGGATCATCGAACGGGTCCCGTCCTCCTCGTCCAAGGATTACGGCACCCTGTTCTACGACCTGTTCAAGCGCTACGACGGCGATTTCTACAAGATCGACCCCATGCTCTTCAGCCCGGCCAGGGTGATCGTCAACAACGTCCGCTCCGGGCGCGTCTTCACGGCGGGCAGGCTGGACGGCGAAATGTACATGAGGTCGTGCGCATCATGAAGGCGGTCATTCTCGGCAAGAACGGGGGCAGGCACACGGTCATGCTCCAGGAGGCCCTGGCCGCGCGCGGCGTGAACGCCCCCTGCCTGGCCATCAACCGGCTGACGGCCCGGCCCGGCCGGGACCCGCTGGCGACCTTGGCGGGCAAGGGGCCGGACGACCGGAGCCTGGCCGAAGCGGACGTTGTCTTCGTGCGCTGCGTGCCCGGCGGCTCCCTGGAGCAGGTCGTCTACCGCCTGGACATCCTGCACAACCTGGTGCTGGCCGGGAAATGGGTGGTCAATCCGCCCACGGCCATCGAGCGCGGAGTGGACAAGTATCTGGCCCTCGGCCTGCTGGCCAAGGAAGGGCTGCCCGTCCCGGCCACGGTGGTCACCGAGCGCGTGGACGAGGCCCTGGCCGCGTTCGCCGAACTGGGGGGCGACGTGGTGGTCAAGCCGCTGTTCGGGGCCGAGGGGCGCGGCATGAACCGGGTGCAGGACCCGGACGTGGCCTACCGCGTGTTCAAGGCCCTGGAACTGGGCGGATACGTCTATTATCTCCAGGAATACATGGAGCACGACAACGAGGACATCCGCCTGTTCGTCATCGGCGGCGAGGTCCTCGCGGCCATGCGCAGGCAGGGGACGACCTGGAAGACCAACATCTCGGTCGGGGCCAAGGGCGTGGCCCTTACGCCCGACCGGGAGTTGGCCGACATGGCCGTGCGCGCGGCGGCCGCCGTGGGGGCCGACTACGCCGGGGTCGACGTCCTGGTCAGCGGCGGGGAGTACCGGCTGATCGAGGTGAACACCATCCCGGCCTGGGCCGGTCTCAGGGAGGCGACGGGAATCGATGCCGGAGCCGCGCTTGTCGATTACGTCCTGGCCCGGTCAGGCTAGCCCGGCGTCGGCCTCTGCGTCGGCGGCGGTGATCCAGCCCCGGTGCAGGGCGGTGGCCGTGAGCCCGCCCTTGAGGCCGAGCGCCGCGCCCCGGCGCAGGTCGTCCGGGGAGGCGATGCCGCCGCCCGCAAGGATGGATATGCCCGGGAATTGTTTCGCGGCCGCCTCGAGCAGCGGCCAGTCAGGGCCGCCGCCCGTGCCGACCACGTCCAGGGTCAGCAGGATGAAGGTGTCGAGTCCCATGTCCACCAGGCGGGCCAGCCCGTCCAGCGGGTGCAGCCCCCGGAGTTCCGGGGCGTCGGTGAGCACGGCCCCGTTGCGCACGTCGAGGCTGGGCAGTACCCTGTCCCTGCCCGCGGCCGCGATCATCTCGTCGAGCATGGACAGGGAGGGCAGGGTCTCGGTGCCGAGGATGGCGCGGCCCACGCCGAGTCCGGCCAGGGCCAGGACCTCGTCCGGGCCGGACACGCCCGCGTCGACGATGAACTCCACGGGCAGGGACCGGCAGAGTTCGCGCAGCACGTCCCGGTGCCAGGGACGGCCCTGGATGGCGTCGAGGTCGGCAACGTACATGGTCCGGCAATCGCTGACCCGCATGAGGGCCCGGGCCACGTCCAGGGGGGCCGAAGTGGCGACGATGTCGCTTTTCACCGGACGGTATATGGACCGCTCGCCGCGAATGGCGGCCACGGCCTCCCCGTTCAACAGATCGATAACCGGAATGATTTCCATAGGTGCTCCAAGATGAATCTGTTCGTGTTCGAATATTTCAGCGCCGGGGCCATGGCCGGGACCCCGCTCGCGGCGAGCGCCACCCCGGAGGGTCAGGCCATGCTCAACGCGCTGCTGCGCGACTTCACCGTTCTGCCCGGCTGCCGGACCATGACCTGCCTCGCGCCGGGCATGCTCGTTCCGCATGCGCACGAGGTCGCGGTGGTGTCCGGCGACTGGGAAGCGTCCTTTGACGACCTCGCCGGTCGCGCCGACTACGCCCTGGTCATCGCCCCGGAGGCGGGCGGCCGCCTGGCCGACCTGAGCCGCAGGGCGCAGGGGGCCGGGGCCAGGCTTTTGGGCAGCTCCCCGGAGTCGATCCTGGCCGCTTCGGACAAGGGGGAATGCGCGCGCCTTTTTCGCCAGGCGGGCATTCCCGCTCCCGAGACCGTACCGGTCACCCGGGAGACCGTGGGCGCGGCGGCCCGGGAAATGGGTTTCCCGGTGGTGGTCAAGCCTGCTTCGGGCCAGGATTGCGACGGGGTCAGCCTGGTCGCCGGGCCCGAGGACCTGGACCGCGCCCTGGCCCTGCTGGAAGGCCGTGAAGACTGGCTTTTGCAGCGCTACCAGCCGGGCGTCAACGCCAGCGCGAGTATATTGGTTTGCGGCAACGATGTCACGCCCCTGAGCCTGAACGGGCAGCGCATCGAACCCGGCATCCCCTTTGCCTACAAGGGGGGAAGCACCCCGCTGGACCACCCGCAATCCGAGGCGGCCCTGGACCTGGCCGCGCGCG
Protein-coding regions in this window:
- a CDS encoding HisA/HisF-related TIM barrel protein, whose protein sequence is MEIIPVIDLLNGEAVAAIRGERSIYRPVKSDIVATSAPLDVARALMRVSDCRTMYVADLDAIQGRPWHRDVLRELCRSLPVEFIVDAGVSGPDEVLALAGLGVGRAILGTETLPSLSMLDEMIAAAGRDRVLPSLDVRNGAVLTDAPELRGLHPLDGLARLVDMGLDTFILLTLDVVGTGGGPDWPLLEAAAKQFPGISILAGGGIASPDDLRRGAALGLKGGLTATALHRGWITAADAEADAGLA
- a CDS encoding ATP-grasp domain-containing protein produces the protein MKAVILGKNGGRHTVMLQEALAARGVNAPCLAINRLTARPGRDPLATLAGKGPDDRSLAEADVVFVRCVPGGSLEQVVYRLDILHNLVLAGKWVVNPPTAIERGVDKYLALGLLAKEGLPVPATVVTERVDEALAAFAELGGDVVVKPLFGAEGRGMNRVQDPDVAYRVFKALELGGYVYYLQEYMEHDNEDIRLFVIGGEVLAAMRRQGTTWKTNISVGAKGVALTPDRELADMAVRAAAAVGADYAGVDVLVSGGEYRLIEVNTIPAWAGLREATGIDAGAALVDYVLARSG
- the mch gene encoding methenyltetrahydromethanopterin cyclohydrolase; this encodes MSSPSLNECACGVIRSMADRADSLNVIEIKLPNGATVVDAGIKATGSLEAGRLMGEACLAGCGSVGWTEIHFGDEVHPGVRVVVDRPKAGCMASQYAGWAVSLDDDGAGSPYFAMGSGPARALYGHEPIFEHLGYAESADEAAIIFEGSKLPTEAVAEKVARDCGVTPENLCMLIAPTASLAGSVQIAARVVETGLHKLHELGFDLDAVLSGYGTCPVPPVAKSDLRAIGRTNDAVLYGGTVWYAVDCEDADVERIIERVPSSSSKDYGTLFYDLFKRYDGDFYKIDPMLFSPARVIVNNVRSGRVFTAGRLDGEMYMRSCAS
- a CDS encoding ATP-grasp domain-containing protein; this encodes MNLFVFEYFSAGAMAGTPLAASATPEGQAMLNALLRDFTVLPGCRTMTCLAPGMLVPHAHEVAVVSGDWEASFDDLAGRADYALVIAPEAGGRLADLSRRAQGAGARLLGSSPESILAASDKGECARLFRQAGIPAPETVPVTRETVGAAAREMGFPVVVKPASGQDCDGVSLVAGPEDLDRALALLEGREDWLLQRYQPGVNASASILVCGNDVTPLSLNGQRIEPGIPFAYKGGSTPLDHPQSEAALDLAARAARLFPGLAGFVGLDMVLTDDGCMVIEINPRVTVAYSGVSRSLDANLAEAILNAAAHGVLPERFGPGRRVEFDKGGRDV